A window of the Lysinibacillus irui genome harbors these coding sequences:
- a CDS encoding energy-coupling factor ABC transporter ATP-binding protein has protein sequence MKNCYFELNQLSYAYADGTKALTDITLHIPKGKKIAILGHNGAGKSTLFQHLNGILKPTAGTILFEGNKLQYNRKALKALRQQVGIVFQDADHQLFSGTVKQDIAFGPLNLGWSTAKVEEKIAWAVAQTEVGNLLEKPIHFLSVGQKKRVAMAGVLAMEPSVLLLDEPTAGLDNYYSSKVLQTLAKLADGKRTILLATHDLSLAYEWADQIIVMEGGSIIYNGDPITLFYDEDLLTQAHLERPWVLEMVLAFQKKKLVQESIRMPRSKKDIEKLIDQIDC, from the coding sequence ATGAAAAACTGTTATTTTGAACTAAATCAGCTGTCCTATGCCTATGCTGATGGAACGAAGGCTCTGACAGACATTACCTTACACATACCTAAAGGAAAAAAAATCGCCATCCTAGGTCATAATGGTGCTGGAAAATCGACTTTATTTCAGCATCTGAACGGCATCTTGAAGCCAACTGCTGGAACGATATTATTTGAAGGAAATAAGCTTCAATACAATCGAAAGGCATTAAAGGCACTTCGCCAGCAAGTCGGCATCGTTTTTCAAGATGCGGATCATCAACTTTTTTCAGGCACTGTCAAGCAAGATATCGCATTTGGACCACTGAACCTTGGTTGGTCTACTGCAAAAGTTGAAGAAAAAATAGCATGGGCTGTTGCACAGACAGAAGTGGGAAATTTACTCGAAAAACCGATTCATTTTTTAAGTGTAGGTCAAAAAAAACGTGTGGCAATGGCAGGTGTGTTAGCGATGGAGCCCTCTGTCCTCCTGTTAGATGAACCAACAGCTGGTCTTGATAATTATTATTCTTCAAAAGTTTTACAAACTTTAGCTAAATTAGCAGACGGTAAAAGAACGATTTTACTAGCTACTCATGATCTCTCTCTTGCTTATGAATGGGCGGATCAAATTATTGTTATGGAGGGTGGATCAATTATTTATAATGGCGATCCTATCACCTTGTTTTATGATGAAGATTTGCTAACACAAGCTCATCTAGAACGACCATGGGTTTTAGAAATGGTCTTAGCATTCCAAAAAAAGAAATTAGTGCAGGAAAGCATCCGTATGCCTCGCTCTAAAAAAGATATAGAAAAATTAATTGACCAAATTGATTGCTAG
- the cbiQ gene encoding cobalt ECF transporter T component CbiQ translates to MLLIDKYAYLNKLAFVHPLEKMIFSLGLLLVTLIMKDERLSLITFFVMSAFIIIGAKIPLKYYIKLLLLPAFFLLTSLVSILLAITPSTTVLPAHVWSFTWMAWTIFIGKASVLTAQHLFFIVLGSISCLYFLILTTSVQGICFVLRQWRLPSLLVELVELTYHFIFIFLGSMQKIHLAQQARLGYHSPMQWLRSISMLIAALFVEMFQRSRELNNAMQSRGGESVYWQETSSYSKKNWLGMAVIFLVLIVYGGYFS, encoded by the coding sequence ATGTTGCTCATTGATAAATATGCCTACCTCAATAAGCTAGCGTTCGTTCATCCACTTGAAAAAATGATCTTTTCACTTGGACTACTTCTAGTAACGCTTATCATGAAAGATGAACGTCTTTCACTCATTACATTTTTTGTAATGAGTGCTTTTATCATTATAGGTGCGAAAATCCCGCTTAAATACTATATTAAATTACTATTACTACCAGCTTTTTTCTTGCTGACGAGTCTCGTATCCATTTTACTAGCTATTACACCTTCAACCACTGTCTTACCTGCGCATGTTTGGTCTTTCACGTGGATGGCTTGGACAATATTCATCGGGAAAGCAAGTGTCCTAACTGCGCAACACTTGTTCTTTATCGTTCTTGGCAGTATTAGCTGTTTATATTTTTTAATTTTGACCACATCCGTACAAGGAATTTGTTTTGTGCTACGACAATGGCGACTTCCCTCACTCCTAGTCGAGCTAGTAGAATTAACCTATCATTTTATCTTTATTTTTTTAGGGAGCATGCAAAAAATTCATCTAGCCCAGCAGGCCAGGCTTGGCTACCATTCACCTATGCAGTGGCTACGCTCTATATCTATGCTTATTGCGGCACTATTTGTTGAAATGTTTCAGCGTAGTCGAGAGCTCAACAATGCCATGCAGTCACGGGGCGGTGAAAGCGTTTATTGGCAAGAGACGAGCTCTTATAGCAAGAAAAACTGGCTAGGCATGGCCGTTATTTTTCTAGTGCTCATCGTATATGGAGGATACTTCTCATGA